In the genome of Bradyrhizobium arachidis, one region contains:
- a CDS encoding NRAMP family divalent metal transporter codes for MTDSALTPTKSTPSLLQRLGPGLITGAADDDPSGIATYSQAGAQFGYGLLWTVFLTTPFMIAIQLVSAQIGRVTGKGLAANVMQIAPRWAVLALVAMLVAANTFNIAADIAAMAEALSLVIGGLNHEHALIFAAGSTLLQVFLPYRRYSPLLKFLTLALFAYVATAFTVKIPWSTALLAAVWPKANVSADYFMMVVAVLGTTISPYLFFWQASQEVEEMNCGKHDQPLRELKHGGKPELARIRADTISGMLLSNVIAFFIILTTASVLHANGVTNISSATQAAEALRPLAGNFTFALFATGIIGTGLLAIPVLAGSAAYGVAEIFGWRATLEAKPDEAVGFYTIIAAATAIGFGLGFTGIDSIHMLVWSAVLNGVVAVPIMVMMMLIVSSRAIMGRFRARSWLIALGWLGTALMALAVLALLGSSLIG; via the coding sequence ATGACCGACAGTGCCCTGACCCCGACGAAATCCACGCCGAGCCTGCTGCAACGGCTGGGGCCGGGCCTCATCACCGGGGCGGCGGACGACGACCCGTCGGGCATTGCCACCTATTCGCAGGCCGGGGCGCAATTCGGCTATGGACTGCTCTGGACGGTCTTCCTGACCACGCCGTTCATGATCGCGATCCAGCTCGTCAGCGCGCAGATCGGGCGCGTCACCGGCAAGGGGCTTGCCGCCAACGTCATGCAGATCGCGCCGCGCTGGGCGGTGCTGGCGCTGGTCGCCATGCTCGTCGCCGCCAACACGTTCAACATCGCCGCCGACATCGCCGCGATGGCGGAGGCGCTCTCGCTCGTCATCGGCGGCCTCAACCACGAGCACGCCCTGATCTTCGCGGCCGGCTCGACCCTGCTCCAGGTGTTCCTGCCCTATCGCCGCTATTCGCCGCTGCTGAAATTCCTCACGCTGGCGCTGTTCGCCTATGTCGCAACCGCCTTCACCGTGAAGATCCCGTGGAGCACGGCGCTGCTCGCCGCGGTGTGGCCGAAGGCGAATGTCAGCGCCGACTATTTCATGATGGTGGTCGCCGTGCTCGGCACCACCATCAGCCCCTATCTGTTCTTCTGGCAGGCCTCCCAGGAGGTCGAGGAGATGAATTGCGGCAAGCACGACCAGCCGCTGCGCGAGCTCAAGCACGGCGGCAAGCCGGAGCTTGCGCGCATCAGGGCCGACACCATCTCCGGCATGCTGCTCTCCAACGTCATCGCCTTCTTCATCATCCTGACCACGGCGTCGGTCCTGCACGCCAACGGCGTCACCAACATCAGTTCGGCGACGCAGGCGGCCGAAGCGCTGCGGCCGCTCGCCGGCAACTTCACCTTCGCCCTGTTCGCAACCGGCATCATCGGCACCGGCCTGCTCGCGATCCCGGTGCTGGCGGGCTCGGCGGCTTACGGCGTCGCGGAGATCTTCGGCTGGCGCGCCACGCTGGAGGCAAAGCCGGACGAGGCGGTCGGGTTCTACACTATCATCGCCGCCGCGACCGCGATCGGCTTCGGCCTCGGCTTCACCGGGATCGATTCGATCCACATGCTGGTGTGGAGCGCGGTGCTCAACGGCGTCGTCGCGGTGCCGATCATGGTGATGATGATGCTGATCGTCTCGAGCCGCGCGATCATGGGCCGCTTCCGGGCGCGGTCATGGCTGATCGCGCTGGGCTGGCTCGGCACGGCGCTGATGGCGCTGGCCGTCCTCGCGCTGCTCGGCTCGTCCCTGATCGGCTGA
- a CDS encoding c-type cytochrome, with amino-acid sequence MRWRNTCGVVSAILAGIWVNVAQAQSPFGIGRPATAAEIAGWNIDIGRDGSNLPKGSGSVAHGRELYAQQCASCHGDKGEGGLGDRLVGGQGTIGTAKPVRTVGSYWPYAPTLFDYIRRAMPQNAPQSLGDDDVYAVSAYVLSLNGLVGADAILDAKSLAAIRMPNRDKFVGDARPDVKK; translated from the coding sequence ATGCGCTGGCGTAACACTTGCGGCGTGGTCTCTGCGATCCTCGCCGGCATCTGGGTAAACGTAGCGCAGGCACAAAGCCCCTTCGGTATCGGTCGGCCGGCAACGGCCGCCGAGATCGCAGGCTGGAATATCGACATCGGCCGCGACGGCAGCAATTTGCCGAAGGGAAGCGGCTCGGTCGCTCATGGGCGTGAGTTGTACGCTCAGCAATGTGCCTCGTGTCACGGCGACAAAGGCGAAGGCGGCCTGGGCGACCGGCTCGTCGGCGGACAGGGCACGATCGGAACGGCAAAGCCGGTCCGAACCGTTGGCAGCTACTGGCCTTATGCGCCGACATTGTTCGACTACATCCGCCGCGCGATGCCGCAGAATGCGCCGCAATCGCTGGGCGACGATGACGTCTATGCGGTGTCGGCCTACGTCCTGAGCCTGAACGGGCTTGTTGGGGCGGATGCGATCCTCGACGCCAAATCGCTGGCGGCCATCAGAATGCCGAACCGAGACAAATTCGTCGGCGATGCGCGTCCGGATGTGAAGAAGTGA
- the soxC gene encoding sulfite dehydrogenase: protein MSSTMHPDDNPVTTTRRRLLTAGSAAIGGAVLGAGASAAAETDNLPPNVPEWMKAPGDPMGSQPYGAPSPFEKGVVKNISKTLKQYISASSRTPLQELDGIITPNGLFYERHHGGVPTIDPAQHRLMLHGLVERPLIFTMDDLRRFPSESRIHFLECSGNPGYSRPYGKTASDLVGLVSCAEWTGVSLKLVLQEAGLKPEAKWVIAEGADAAALTRSIPIEKCLEDAMLVYSQNGERLRPQQGYPLRLLLPGFEGNMSVKWLRRLHVTAEPVYSREETSKYTDLLPDGTAREFSFYMEAKSIITRPSGGQRLSAPGFHEITGIAWSGHGKIARVEVSVDDGKSWQEARLQEPVLTRALARFRLPWQWDGKPAVIQSRAIDETGYVQPTLAELLAVRGENYFYHNNAIWPWRIAQDGEVTNALA from the coding sequence ATGAGCAGTACGATGCATCCCGACGACAATCCCGTGACGACCACGCGCCGCCGCCTCCTGACCGCCGGTTCGGCAGCCATTGGAGGTGCCGTTCTCGGCGCGGGCGCTTCTGCGGCCGCGGAGACGGACAATCTTCCGCCCAACGTTCCTGAGTGGATGAAGGCGCCGGGCGACCCCATGGGAAGCCAGCCTTACGGCGCGCCCTCGCCGTTCGAGAAGGGCGTGGTCAAAAACATCTCGAAGACTCTCAAGCAGTACATCTCGGCGTCCAGTCGTACGCCCTTGCAGGAGCTCGATGGCATCATCACGCCGAACGGGCTGTTCTACGAGCGGCATCACGGCGGCGTCCCCACCATCGATCCTGCGCAGCACCGGTTGATGCTGCACGGGCTCGTCGAACGGCCCCTGATCTTCACGATGGACGATCTCAGGCGATTTCCATCGGAGTCGCGCATCCACTTCCTCGAATGCTCCGGCAATCCCGGCTACAGCAGGCCCTACGGCAAGACGGCTTCGGACCTCGTGGGTCTGGTGAGCTGCGCCGAGTGGACCGGCGTCAGCCTGAAGCTGGTGCTTCAAGAGGCCGGGCTGAAGCCGGAGGCCAAGTGGGTGATCGCCGAAGGCGCCGACGCGGCAGCGCTGACGCGCAGCATCCCGATCGAGAAATGCCTCGAGGATGCCATGCTGGTCTACAGCCAGAATGGCGAGCGGCTGCGGCCGCAGCAGGGCTATCCGCTGCGGCTGCTCCTGCCGGGCTTCGAAGGCAACATGAGCGTGAAGTGGCTGCGGCGCCTGCATGTGACGGCGGAGCCGGTCTATTCGCGGGAGGAGACGTCGAAATACACCGATCTCTTGCCGGACGGCACTGCGCGCGAGTTCTCCTTCTACATGGAGGCGAAGTCGATCATCACGCGTCCCTCGGGCGGCCAGCGTCTGAGCGCGCCGGGCTTCCACGAAATCACCGGCATCGCCTGGAGCGGACATGGCAAGATCGCGCGCGTCGAAGTGTCGGTGGACGACGGCAAAAGCTGGCAGGAAGCGCGCTTGCAGGAGCCGGTGCTGACGCGTGCCCTGGCGCGCTTCCGTCTGCCGTGGCAATGGGACGGCAAGCCCGCCGTGATCCAGAGCCGCGCGATCGACGAGACCGGCTATGTGCAGCCGACGCTGGCCGAGCTGCTTGCAGTGCGCGGCGAGAATTATTTCTACCACAACAATGCGATCTGGCCCTGGCGCATCGCTCAAGACGGCGAGGTGACGAATGCGCTGGCGTAA
- the rocF gene encoding arginase encodes MTDRTMDRARRIALLGAPIDMGASQRGTLMGPAALRTAGLATLLESLDFDVVDYGDLSVAEVTDLADRPPVKANHYREIQRWTRVLSRRGYEIAQTGALPIFLGGDHTLSMGSVNAMARHWQERGRELFVVWLDAHADYNTPETTITANMHGMSAAFLCGEPGLDGLLGDDPRASIGPDRLDLFGARSIDKLEKELMRARRIRVVDMRQIDEFGVAVLIRRVIERVKASNGVLHVSFDVDFLDPCVAPGVGTTVPGGATYREAHLIMELLHDSGVVGSVDIVELNPFLDERGRTARTAVELIGSLFGQQISDRPTPSNAIAPGE; translated from the coding sequence GTGACCGACCGGACCATGGACCGAGCCCGGCGCATCGCCTTGCTCGGCGCGCCCATCGACATGGGGGCCTCGCAGCGCGGTACCTTGATGGGCCCTGCGGCGCTGCGCACGGCCGGCCTTGCGACGCTGCTCGAAAGTCTCGATTTCGACGTCGTCGATTACGGCGATCTCTCCGTCGCCGAGGTCACGGACCTCGCCGACAGGCCGCCCGTGAAGGCAAATCACTACCGCGAGATCCAGCGCTGGACGCGCGTGCTGAGCCGCAGAGGCTACGAGATCGCGCAAACCGGTGCGTTGCCGATCTTCCTCGGCGGCGATCACACCTTGTCGATGGGCTCGGTCAATGCGATGGCACGTCACTGGCAGGAGCGTGGGCGCGAGCTGTTCGTGGTCTGGCTCGATGCCCATGCCGACTACAACACGCCGGAGACGACGATCACGGCCAACATGCACGGCATGTCGGCGGCATTCCTGTGCGGCGAGCCGGGCCTTGACGGCCTCCTGGGCGACGATCCGCGCGCCTCGATCGGCCCTGACAGGCTCGATCTGTTCGGCGCACGCTCGATCGACAAGCTCGAAAAGGAATTGATGCGCGCGCGACGGATCAGGGTCGTCGACATGCGCCAGATCGACGAGTTCGGCGTCGCCGTCTTGATCCGCCGCGTCATCGAGCGGGTCAAGGCGAGCAATGGCGTGCTGCATGTCAGCTTCGACGTCGACTTCCTCGACCCTTGCGTGGCGCCGGGCGTCGGCACCACCGTGCCGGGCGGTGCGACCTATCGCGAGGCGCATCTGATCATGGAGCTGTTGCACGATTCCGGCGTGGTCGGATCGGTCGACATCGTCGAGCTCAATCCATTCCTCGACGAGCGTGGCCGGACCGCGCGCACTGCGGTCGAACTGATCGGCAGCCTGTTCGGCCAGCAGATTTCCGATCGGCCGACGCCGAGCAACGCGATCGCCCCGGGGGAGTGA
- a CDS encoding EAL domain-containing protein: protein MKRYRPHILVVIALAVVLSTGWHGALRNALTDLRFAWQSRPATGNVVVVAIDAPSIDQIGFWPWPRRLHAELLHRLEAAGAQDVAFDVDFSTPSDPASDAAFLTALREVGGSTILPSFKQPAPNGGTAHINRPLKPFSNQSWPAVVNVAIESDGLVRRYPVGEKLGDSQMPSMAVVLAGQDANRRPPFLIDYSIRASSIPTVSYSDVLRGDAATLDKLRDKKIIVGATALELGDRFSVPNGKIISGPGLQALAAESILQNRMLRWTSDAGMFAGLGLICLLMMYSWRRFAPGVRVAVLVAAGVGVELAAALVLAKWPLIIDTSLFHIAIIAYLTAIALDEIDFRGLLGRIAESRFHRIAMSLGDGLVCTDEDHRITVWNPGASAIFGYMPAEMIGQPFEALCAVPADAGAKTFAMRDAARQALLVPGGAVVVEFVGRRKNGETFPVEASFSGWQGTDGFQYGAILRDISVRKREAERVRYLAEHDALTGLANRNMLHAGLVDMIADAERRSCEVALLVIGLDGFQRINDMLGHSAGDLVLQAVADRLKEQAGDRSVVARLSGDEFAIGRESADGGEPIAEFAERITRAFEAPLTTGTRQHRVRISLGVAVYPEGGHNADDLLSNGHLALTKAKLTRRGSHVIFENAIRQELENRLTLESELALAADRGEFELFYQPQVRLVDGGLVGAEALIRWRHPLRGHVSPGEFMPVVNTSALSERIATWVMETAARQARAWELSGSSVRVAINLSPSQLHSGDLAHSVATLLDTTGLTPSLLELEVTEDILLHDEARVLDMFKRIQQLGVRILFDDFGTGYASLSYLKKFPLDGLKIDRSFVLDLLADSDDAAIVGSTIGLSKQLGLTVVAEGIENRATADFLVSMGCEEGQGYFFGRPMPAAAFETQFLTAELEAVSAA from the coding sequence GTGAAACGTTATCGGCCGCATATTCTGGTCGTGATCGCGCTGGCGGTCGTGCTGTCCACGGGATGGCATGGCGCGCTTCGCAATGCGCTCACCGATCTGCGTTTCGCCTGGCAATCACGTCCGGCGACCGGCAACGTCGTCGTGGTGGCTATCGACGCGCCCTCGATCGACCAGATCGGGTTTTGGCCGTGGCCGCGGCGGCTCCACGCCGAGCTGTTGCACAGGCTCGAAGCGGCGGGCGCGCAGGACGTCGCCTTCGACGTCGATTTCAGCACGCCGTCGGATCCGGCCTCGGACGCGGCCTTCCTCACGGCGCTTCGCGAAGTCGGCGGTTCGACGATCCTGCCGTCCTTCAAGCAGCCGGCGCCAAACGGCGGCACGGCGCACATCAATCGTCCCTTGAAGCCATTCAGCAACCAGTCGTGGCCGGCCGTCGTCAATGTCGCGATTGAATCCGACGGGCTCGTCCGCCGTTATCCGGTTGGCGAGAAGCTCGGCGACTCCCAGATGCCGTCGATGGCCGTCGTGCTGGCCGGGCAGGACGCCAATCGGCGGCCGCCCTTCCTGATCGATTACAGCATTCGCGCGTCCTCCATTCCAACCGTCTCCTATTCCGACGTGCTGCGCGGCGACGCCGCGACCCTGGACAAGTTGAGAGACAAGAAGATCATCGTCGGCGCCACGGCGCTTGAGCTGGGCGACCGGTTCAGCGTTCCCAACGGCAAGATCATCTCGGGGCCCGGCCTCCAGGCGCTCGCGGCGGAATCGATCCTCCAGAACCGCATGCTGCGCTGGACATCTGATGCCGGCATGTTCGCTGGCCTGGGTCTGATCTGCCTGCTGATGATGTATTCGTGGCGCCGCTTCGCACCCGGTGTCCGCGTCGCGGTCCTCGTTGCAGCGGGGGTGGGCGTCGAGCTGGCCGCTGCCCTCGTGCTGGCAAAATGGCCGCTCATCATCGACACGTCGCTGTTTCATATCGCGATCATCGCCTATCTGACGGCGATCGCGCTCGACGAGATCGATTTCCGCGGTCTTCTAGGGCGCATCGCCGAAAGCCGCTTTCATCGTATCGCAATGTCGCTCGGCGACGGTCTGGTCTGCACCGACGAGGATCACCGGATTACGGTGTGGAATCCCGGCGCGAGCGCGATCTTCGGTTACATGCCGGCTGAAATGATCGGGCAGCCGTTCGAGGCGCTCTGTGCGGTGCCCGCGGATGCCGGCGCAAAGACCTTCGCCATGCGTGATGCGGCGCGCCAGGCGCTGCTGGTGCCCGGCGGTGCCGTCGTCGTCGAGTTCGTGGGCCGGCGCAAGAACGGCGAGACGTTCCCCGTCGAAGCGAGCTTCTCGGGCTGGCAGGGAACGGACGGTTTCCAGTACGGAGCGATCCTGCGCGACATTTCGGTTCGCAAGCGCGAAGCCGAACGTGTCCGATATCTTGCCGAACACGACGCGCTGACGGGGCTTGCCAACCGCAATATGCTGCATGCCGGGCTGGTCGACATGATTGCGGATGCGGAGCGGCGCTCCTGCGAGGTTGCGCTGCTAGTGATCGGGCTCGACGGCTTCCAGCGCATCAACGACATGCTGGGTCATTCCGCCGGCGACCTCGTGCTGCAGGCGGTCGCTGATCGCCTGAAGGAGCAGGCCGGAGATCGCTCAGTCGTTGCCCGGCTCAGCGGCGATGAATTTGCCATTGGGCGCGAAAGCGCAGATGGCGGCGAGCCGATTGCGGAGTTCGCCGAGCGCATCACGCGCGCGTTCGAGGCTCCGCTCACGACGGGCACGCGCCAGCATCGCGTGCGGATCAGCCTCGGCGTCGCCGTCTATCCGGAAGGCGGGCACAACGCCGACGATCTCCTGAGCAACGGCCATCTCGCACTTACCAAGGCGAAGCTGACGCGGCGCGGCAGCCACGTGATCTTCGAGAACGCGATCCGGCAAGAACTGGAGAACCGGCTGACGCTGGAGAGCGAACTGGCGCTTGCCGCAGACCGAGGCGAGTTTGAGTTGTTCTACCAGCCCCAGGTTCGGCTGGTTGACGGCGGCCTGGTCGGCGCTGAAGCGCTCATCCGCTGGCGGCATCCCCTGCGCGGCCACGTGTCGCCCGGCGAGTTCATGCCGGTGGTCAACACCTCGGCGCTCTCCGAGCGAATCGCGACCTGGGTGATGGAGACTGCCGCTCGTCAGGCGCGCGCCTGGGAGTTGTCAGGCAGCAGCGTGCGCGTCGCGATCAACCTGTCGCCGTCGCAGCTCCACTCCGGCGATCTCGCGCATTCGGTTGCGACCCTGCTCGACACGACGGGGCTCACGCCCTCGCTGCTCGAGCTCGAGGTCACCGAAGACATCCTGCTCCATGACGAGGCTCGCGTGCTCGACATGTTCAAGCGGATCCAGCAGCTCGGCGTGCGCATCCTGTTCGACGATTTCGGTACGGGCTACGCTAGTCTGAGCTATCTGAAGAAGTTTCCGCTGGATGGCCTCAAGATCGACCGCTCGTTCGTGCTCGACCTGCTCGCCGATTCCGACGATGCCGCGATCGTCGGATCGACGATTGGCCTCAGCAAGCAGCTCGGTCTGACAGTCGTGGCCGAAGGCATCGAGAATCGCGCCACGGCCGACTTCCTGGTCAGCATGGGATGCGAGGAAGGGCAGGGCTATTTCTTCGGCCGTCCGATGCCTGCCGCGGCGTTCGAGACACAATTTCTCACGGCTGAACTCGAAGCCGTCAGCGCCGCCTGA
- a CDS encoding FecR family protein, producing MRGRVGMRCAFVAALILGMASAAHAADDGVWSVSKSSGEVWLATDGAQPVSLNQDGTLKPGDTIRTGRNGRVLLVRGEETILISPNSVVGLPAEKKEGLSTTIIQQAGSILLEVEKRNVKHFEVETPYLAAVVKGTQFSVTVGAGSTKVGVLRGQVEVSDFKTGQIAQVMPGQSATAFEHGKPGLSLGGAGTFNPIEQGKPRASTIERVPVPKSGLSAPRNAANGHAIHALGPIDKAAKAVGTPKQSHQASGAHAPKAGVVRISNSLGEVKLNFHKVTNGLARGATAPGQVRNANASTNTETVWSDSKTSTTTTAANSSTVTAATTSSSAAAVSATSSSTSATTTVATSAGSTSDASGKNGNNGNNGNGNTGNNGNGNNGNNGNGNGNSGATGNGKGNNGNGNGNGGGNGSNGHGNGRH from the coding sequence ATGCGCGGCAGAGTTGGAATGCGGTGCGCCTTCGTGGCTGCGCTGATCCTGGGAATGGCTTCTGCTGCGCACGCTGCGGACGATGGTGTCTGGTCGGTCAGCAAGTCCTCAGGCGAGGTCTGGCTTGCCACCGATGGTGCGCAGCCCGTGTCGCTGAATCAGGACGGCACGCTCAAGCCGGGCGATACCATTCGCACCGGCCGCAACGGACGCGTGCTGCTCGTCCGCGGTGAAGAAACCATTTTGATCTCTCCGAACTCGGTGGTCGGCTTGCCCGCCGAGAAGAAGGAGGGGCTTTCGACCACGATCATCCAGCAGGCGGGCTCGATCCTGCTCGAGGTCGAGAAGCGTAACGTCAAGCATTTCGAGGTCGAGACGCCCTATCTCGCCGCCGTCGTCAAGGGAACGCAGTTTAGCGTCACCGTGGGGGCAGGCAGCACCAAGGTCGGCGTGCTCCGCGGCCAGGTCGAAGTCTCCGACTTCAAGACGGGACAGATCGCCCAGGTCATGCCGGGACAATCGGCGACCGCCTTCGAGCACGGCAAGCCCGGCCTCAGCCTGGGTGGTGCCGGGACCTTCAATCCGATCGAGCAGGGCAAGCCGCGCGCCTCGACGATCGAGCGCGTCCCCGTGCCGAAGTCGGGCCTGTCGGCGCCGCGCAATGCGGCCAACGGCCATGCGATCCATGCGCTTGGTCCGATCGACAAGGCAGCGAAGGCAGTCGGCACGCCGAAGCAATCGCATCAGGCGAGCGGAGCCCACGCGCCAAAAGCCGGCGTCGTCCGCATCTCGAACTCGCTCGGCGAGGTCAAGCTGAACTTCCACAAGGTCACGAACGGGCTTGCTCGCGGCGCGACTGCTCCCGGACAGGTGCGCAACGCGAACGCCAGCACCAATACCGAGACGGTCTGGAGCGATAGCAAGACGAGCACGACGACAACGGCCGCGAACAGTTCGACCGTGACGGCCGCTACCACGAGCAGCAGTGCTGCTGCGGTCAGTGCCACCTCTTCGTCGACAAGTGCGACGACGACTGTTGCGACCAGCGCTGGGTCGACCAGCGATGCGTCAGGCAAGAATGGCAACAATGGCAACAATGGCAATGGAAACACCGGCAACAACGGTAACGGGAATAACGGGAACAACGGAAACGGTAACGGCAATAGCGGTGCCACCGGGAACGGCAAGGGCAACAACGGTAACGGCAACGGAAATGGCGGCGGTAACGGCAGTAACGGCCACGGCAACGGCCGACACTGA